The sequence below is a genomic window from Candidatus Kapaibacterium sp..
AATTTGCTTCACGAAGATATTTCATCGCTTCAAAAAGTATTGTTTTGGTTGCATGGCAGCGTTAGCTACAAAATATTCCACCCATGGAGCGGACTCAAATTCTATCTCAGATTTTATTTTACCGAAAAATATAGCAACATAATTTTGGGCTTGGTTTATATTGGCGCTGCGGTGTTGATTATAATAATAGGTATGAGAGGCTTGAAGTTTATTCCTTCCACTCAACCATCGCTTGTGTTTTTCGCACTTGGGCTGGAATTTTCGGTTTTGCTTACATATGCTTTTTCGGTAATGTACAGCCGGAATGAAAACGAGTCGGAACAAGACAAGAACAAGGAAAATCAGTATGCCGGAAATTATATTTTATCGGACGAATTTGGCAATTCGAAAGAAGTTGAAAATTTGCTCCGAGCTTTTATTAGGTCGCCAAAACCCGAAAGAATTTCTGAAAAAAGAGAATAGGCAATATAGATGACTGACCAATTTCCGGGTGAATTTGATTGCATGGTCATCGGGGCACATCCTGACGATGCAGAGCTATGCTGTGGAGGTACAATTGCCAAGCTGACATCGGAAGGCAAAAAAGTAGTTCTTGTGGATTGCACCAAAGGCGAAATGGGCACTCGCGGCAGTGATGAATTGCGTCTTCGCGAGGCTGAAGTAGCCGCTAAAATTCTTGGAGTCCACGAAAGAATCAATCTCGGATTCCGAGATGGATTCATAAAAATTGATGAAGAGCATCTATACCCAATGGTTCAAACTATTCGGAAGTATCGACCGAAAATCATTCTCATTCATCCTTGGTTCGAAAGACACCCCGACCACGAAAATATGCACAGATTATTCCGTGATGCGATGTTCAAATGCGGTTTACGCAAATTTGCCACTGAAAATGACGGTAAAGCACAAGAAATTTTCCGTACTCGCCGAATATTTTGCTATCAACAAGCTTATCAATTGCCACGGTTACCTGACTTTTTTGTGGACATTACCGACGTACATGAGATTAAAATGCAGGCTATCAAAGCGTTTTCATCTCAGGTTTTTGTTCCCGGTCAATACGAAAACGAACCACGAACGCGTTTGTCAAGTCCCGAATTTATGGAAGAATTAATCGCTCGTGCTCGCTATTTCGGCGGATTGTGCGGTGTGAAATATGCAGAATCTTTTTTGTCCGTAGAGCCGATTCTACTCGGGAGCATGTCACGCTTTTTGTGAGAAGGGAGGGGGAGAATGTTTTAGAAAATCTTAATCATTGAACAAGTTAATATAAGGCTCGTAGATAAAAATACGGTTTCGGTGATTACCTGAAAATTCTTTGAGTAATTGTTTTTGTTCAAATAAATTGATTAAATCACCTGCAGCTTTTGGACTTAGTCCACATATTTCTTGTACATCTTTAACATCCACTAAAGGTTGTTTCAGCAAGTTGTTGTGAAGTATCAAGCCAGTTTTGATTCTCTTTCCAAATTCATTCTGAATCATATGTTCGGACTCGATTTTTAGTTCAATAATATTGCTGAGGGTTTCAACTGCTTGCTTGGCTGTTAGAGCTATTCCTACTAAAAAGTATTTTATCCATTGTAGTATGTCATTATGTGTTCGTACTCTTGTAAGATTGTCATAATAAAGATTTTTATCTTTTTCAAAGTAACTTGATAGATAAAGCAGTGGTTTTGCTAACACTTTTTTTTCTATTAAAAAAAGCGTGATGAGCAATCTCCCTATTCTACCGTTTCCATCTAAAAAGGGGTGTATTGTTTCAAATTGATAATGGATAATTGCAGCTTTAATAAGCATCGGGATTGAAAAGTTTTCGTTGTGAATAAAGTTTTCTAAATCACTCATAAGTTCGCTTAGGTGGTCGGCGTGAGGTGGAATAAAAACTGCATCTGATAGTGATTTACCTCCAATCCAATTTTGACTACGTCTGTATTCACCCGGTGTTTTCTTTTCTCCCCTCACACCTTGCATTAAAACATGATGTGTTTTCAGAATCAGCCTTGAAGAGATAGGTAATTCATTTAATTCCTTGATGGCTTCGTTCATTGCTTGTGTATAGTTTTGAACTTCCTGCCAATCATCTTTACGTTCAGGATTGACATTTTCCTTTTGCAAAAAAGCTTCATCAAAATGTGTTTGTGTGCCTTCTATCTTGCTTGAGACTACAGCTTCTTTTGTGATATGCATGTGAATAAATAAGTCAATATTGGGAACTAACTTTGCATAAGAATTGAGCTGTCCTAACTGATAGGAGGCATTTTCTATCAATTTATTAATTTGAACATCGCTCCAAAACCATTCAGTATTTATAAAGTTAGGTACAAAATATTTATAGTCTATACTTTGTCTTATCTCGCCCGCTTTATATTTCTCTATTTGTATCATTTCATTTTTCCTTCTAAAGTAAAATAGCGAGTTCCTTATTTTACTTTAACACTGTTAAAGTAAAATAGCGAGTTCCTTATTTTACTTTCGACTATGTTATTTATAGAATTCATATAACAATTTGCTCACTTATCTCAAATTTTCATAAAATGGTTTATAAAACTAAGTAAAAATCAGCATTTTGCAAAATTTATTTTTGTTAATAGTTATACTTAAAAAAAATAGCTACCCTTTTGGAGGCAGCTATTTTGTAAACTTATATCAAAATGCGATTACATGCTTTCGACTCTGACGCTATTCAAAAATGTTTTGAAAGTGTCAATTTCTTTGCTCAAAACTGATTTTGGTCCGAAAACTTTGAAGTAATACGGTCCTTCCGATGAGGGAACGATTGCAGCAAGAACCATGTAATCAGCAGTCGGGACAAATTCCTGTGCCATCGGGAAAGGCTTGAGATTATAAGTGCCTTCCAAAATCACGAAATCGGTTTTGCCGTCATTCATTTTGATAACGGACGAATTATCAAGTTTGTTGAACTCATTTTTCCAACGTTCGATATTATCAGCAGCCAAATCTTGTTCGCCAAAAAAGAACCCTGTAACTTTGAGCGAATTATCCGCTTTCAAGGCATATTGCACTACTCTCATCGATGACGATGGAGCTTCGCGTATCCACGTACTTGGAGACGTGAAGGTTAAATTCGACAATTTCAATGTAGGGTCTTCGGGGTCGAAATCCGGGTCGCCGGAAGCTAATTGGTCGAGCATCATTGTATGGTCAGGCATTACGCCGAGATGCGGGTCAACATTGGACATATCTGCATGTGGGTCTGTTTCTGCTTCTTGCTCCTTTTCACCACATGATATGATTAAAGCGATACTTGCAAATAAAATCAGTAAATTTTTCATATTTATCCTCAAAAATATATTACTCAAAAAGACTATTAACGTTTTTACAATTTATTATTTTGATTCATCAGGAGCCGGAGGAACAGTGATTTTCTTCACAGGATTCAACCTTAGTTCCTCAAGCAATACCTCAATCGCTTTATCGAGCGATGGGTCTATTCCCTTAGCTGTCAAATCAGGGCGGTCAACCACTTCAATGTCGGGCTCAACGCCGTGATTTTCGATTATCCAATTGCCGTCAGGGTCCATAATTCTAAATGTTGGTATATTCAAAAATCCACCATCAACGAATGCAGGATTGCCGGAAATACCAATCAATCCGCCCCATGTGCGAGTACCGATTAATTTGCCAAGTCCCAATGACTTGAAATAATAGGGGAAAGCGTCGCCACCCGAACTTGAGTATCCGTTAATCAGACATGCTTTAGGACCCTTGTGCGAAAATGTCGGGTCGGGCAATGGGTCTAATCCGCGTCTCGCCCAATAATTCAATACGCGACGTTCGAGAAGTTTTATCATCATGCTCGGGATAAATCCGCCGCCATTCCAACGGTCATCGAAAATTAAGGCATCTTTGTCCACTTGTGGATAAAACCAACGGTAAAGCTCGCGATTTCCTTCAATGTGTGTGTTTGGTAGCCAAATATAACCGATTTTACCGCCGGATTTTTCGGCTACATATTCACGATTTTTGGTTACCCAATCTAAAAAGCGAAGTTCAGATTCGGAGTTGATTGTTTTGATTTTGTATTCGCGTGCTCCGGCTTTGTCGGGCTTGCTGTTTACTTGAATTGTAACTACCTTTCCGGCTTTATTCTGCAAATATTTGTAGGGATTTTCTTTTGTCAAGATTTCTTCGCCATCAATGCTGATTAAGTAATCGCCTTGCTTGACGTCCACACCGATTTCGGTAAGTGGCGAACGCCATACATCGTGCCAATTTTCACCAATGAAAATTTTCTCGATTTTGTAATATTTGCTGCCATCATTAGCAAATTCGCATCCCAACATTCCGCCTTCGAATCTTTCGACTTGGGCTTCATCGCCTGAATTAACATATGTATGACCTGCATTTACTTCTCCGATTAACTCACCGAGAATGAAATCCAAATCATTGCGATGTGCCACGGATGGCAATAATTGTTCATATTTTTTGCGTATTTGCTCCCAATCGTATCCGTGCATGTTTGGGTCGTAGAACCAATCTCTCATCAATCTCCAAGCGTCTGCATAAATCTGATTCCATTCTGCTTGAGGTTCGATTCTCATTATCAAGTTGTCCATATTGAGTTTGCCGTCATCAGCTTTTTGGCTTGGGCTGTTTTTGCAAATTCCCCACGCACCACCCGACAAATAGAGTATTGATGAACCATCAGCAGATATTTCGTAAGTTTGAACGCCTGTCATGATTTCGCTTTCTTTGCCTTCGGCTAAATCATACTGCATCAGAGTTGAATTTTTCTGGTAATATAATTTTCCTTTAAAGAATGACAAGTTTCCATAACCTGCATTTGCGAGTGGCAGGCTTTGAATTCGTCGAGCGAAGTTCTCTTGTTTGATTTTAACTACGACGCTTTCATCAGTTTTTTTATCATCGGCGCTTTTTTCAACTTCATCAGTTTTATATTCAAATACTGCCGGAATGCCATCGTCAAGTGCGGCGTAGTAAATTTTAGTTGGATTAGTGTAAAAATAATCAAATTCGTAGCCGGAAAAAGACAAGTTGTAATCACGATTTGACAAAAAGAACATGTATTTACCATCATCGGAAAATATAGGGTCGTAATTATTTGCAAATCCGTCTGTAAGCAAAAAAGTTTTGTTTTGGTCAAGTGAGTAAACATAAATTTGTGTCAGGAAGTTTTCGCTTTCCTTTACATATACTATCCATTTGCTGTCGGGCGACCAACGGTAGAAAGTCATATCTGTATATAATCCACGGTCAACATCTGTAATTTTGCCGCTTGACATATCTATCCATCTGAGCATTTGGTCTTTATCGCCGTAAGCCATTTTCTTGCTGTCGGGCGACCATGTGGGGGCGAATCTCCAGCGATTTGAATTCTTGGTGATTTGCTTAGGTTTTTCTGAGCCATCATTATTAATGGTATAAAGTTCGTATTCGCCTGTTTCATCAGAATAATATGCAATCGTTTTGCCATCGGGTGACCAAGTCGGATATATTTCTCTCACTCCCGAAGTTTTCGTCAAATTATAAGTTTCGCCGATTTTTGCAGGAACTGAAAATAAATCTCCGCGTGCATCAAAAACTGCTCGTTTGCCGTTTGCAGATATTGAACCGGATTGGATGTTGCTTTTGACATTTTTGAAATATGGAACTGAGAGTCCCCCGTCGTTTGCAATGTTGATTGTCAATGCTTGGGTAGTTTTAGTATCGGGATTGAGCTTCCAAATTCTGCCACCACATTGATAAACAATTCCTCCGGGACCACTCGAGGGCCATAGCACATCAAAATCGTCA
It includes:
- the bshB1 gene encoding bacillithiol biosynthesis deacetylase BshB1 yields the protein MTDQFPGEFDCMVIGAHPDDAELCCGGTIAKLTSEGKKVVLVDCTKGEMGTRGSDELRLREAEVAAKILGVHERINLGFRDGFIKIDEEHLYPMVQTIRKYRPKIILIHPWFERHPDHENMHRLFRDAMFKCGLRKFATENDGKAQEIFRTRRIFCYQQAYQLPRLPDFFVDITDVHEIKMQAIKAFSSQVFVPGQYENEPRTRLSSPEFMEELIARARYFGGLCGVKYAESFLSVEPILLGSMSRFL
- a CDS encoding Fic family protein produces the protein MQIEKYKAGEIRQSIDYKYFVPNFINTEWFWSDVQINKLIENASYQLGQLNSYAKLVPNIDLFIHMHITKEAVVSSKIEGTQTHFDEAFLQKENVNPERKDDWQEVQNYTQAMNEAIKELNELPISSRLILKTHHVLMQGVRGEKKTPGEYRRSQNWIGGKSLSDAVFIPPHADHLSELMSDLENFIHNENFSIPMLIKAAIIHYQFETIHPFLDGNGRIGRLLITLFLIEKKVLAKPLLYLSSYFEKDKNLYYDNLTRVRTHNDILQWIKYFLVGIALTAKQAVETLSNIIELKIESEHMIQNEFGKRIKTGLILHNNLLKQPLVDVKDVQEICGLSPKAAGDLINLFEQKQLLKEFSGNHRNRIFIYEPYINLFND
- a CDS encoding PDZ domain-containing protein produces the protein MKLRLALILLMLIPATVLAGTRMLRFPDIHNDKIAFVYGGDIYVASSTGGTARQLTSHSGKELFPKFSPDGKWIAFSAEYTGTRQVYVMPAEGGMPTQLTYYNDVGVMPPRGGFDNQVLGWTPDGKNILFIANRTPWSKRNGKYFTVPVEGGLETPLPLIEGGYADYSPDGTKLAFTPIAREWRTWKRHRGGRAQDVWIYDLKTMNAEQITNHLMTDNMPVWHGDKVYFTSDRDFTLNIFAYDTKTKTTEKITTHDDFDVLWPSSGPGGIVYQCGGRIWKLNPDTKTTQALTINIANDGGLSVPYFKNVKSNIQSGSISANGKRAVFDARGDLFSVPAKIGETYNLTKTSGVREIYPTWSPDGKTIAYYSDETGEYELYTINNDGSEKPKQITKNSNRWRFAPTWSPDSKKMAYGDKDQMLRWIDMSSGKITDVDRGLYTDMTFYRWSPDSKWIVYVKESENFLTQIYVYSLDQNKTFLLTDGFANNYDPIFSDDGKYMFFLSNRDYNLSFSGYEFDYFYTNPTKIYYAALDDGIPAVFEYKTDEVEKSADDKKTDESVVVKIKQENFARRIQSLPLANAGYGNLSFFKGKLYYQKNSTLMQYDLAEGKESEIMTGVQTYEISADGSSILYLSGGAWGICKNSPSQKADDGKLNMDNLIMRIEPQAEWNQIYADAWRLMRDWFYDPNMHGYDWEQIRKKYEQLLPSVAHRNDLDFILGELIGEVNAGHTYVNSGDEAQVERFEGGMLGCEFANDGSKYYKIEKIFIGENWHDVWRSPLTEIGVDVKQGDYLISIDGEEILTKENPYKYLQNKAGKVVTIQVNSKPDKAGAREYKIKTINSESELRFLDWVTKNREYVAEKSGGKIGYIWLPNTHIEGNRELYRWFYPQVDKDALIFDDRWNGGGFIPSMMIKLLERRVLNYWARRGLDPLPDPTFSHKGPKACLINGYSSSGGDAFPYYFKSLGLGKLIGTRTWGGLIGISGNPAFVDGGFLNIPTFRIMDPDGNWIIENHGVEPDIEVVDRPDLTAKGIDPSLDKAIEVLLEELRLNPVKKITVPPAPDESK